The Centroberyx gerrardi isolate f3 chromosome 8, fCenGer3.hap1.cur.20231027, whole genome shotgun sequence genomic sequence GAGGGCCGGCGCCCGATTGGCTGTCCCGCTCTACGGCcgggcggggggcggggcttggcTCCTCTTGGCAGGAtgatcctcctcttcctctttctcctccctgctcctcttcctcctggagACTTCCTGCTGTGGGGGGGGCTGCTGGGGGGGCgcctgggggagggggggagggggggttgtggTTAGGCTGTCAATCATCAGTCAGCTGTTAttttgactggctggctgactcaAGAGACACTTTGGTTTAGATTTCTATTCTGCTGCCTTTAGATGTTCAacagagagtttgtgtgtgtgtgtgtgtgtgtgtgtgtgtgtgtgtggttaccatggcagcagcagctgctggagggTACATGACTCTGTGGGCCTGCTCCAACATCACAGggtcctaaacacacacacacacacacacacacacacacacacacacagtgagaggaagagaatgaagaagagaAGGTAAGTGGAGCAGCGTCTGACGATTTAAACCTGACTGAGCGACTCCAGACCTGCAACCAGTCCTGAATCTAACGTGTGCTGCGTGGAGATTTCCATGAGACgtgatgatgtaaacaaactgttttctccttttttctaaagcttgttgtcaaaactcgGTCTGAAtcaaagcttttccattttttaaaactagctggtctcctccctcgctgtttgaaagcggcgctctccccctcccatccctgagaAACATTCAGGTAACggatcgatgaagcgagcgaggaaACGTTTTCAACCAGTGACCTTGTTACCCGCCTCTTCActtcattgtgggtcatgtgaccttcagcaggagaaagatctgtcaaagtgagagcGGTGACCGGagatatttctctgtaggtacggttagcttagccaTTAGCTTTTATGCACAGTTTGTCCTTCAGGGCTTCTGTAGTCCACtaggtttgctgtgtgtttacaaaacgtgttgcggtttctgtcgccctctagtgggcaGAAgattgcttagtgcagctttatatAAAACACAAGGTCATGTTCACGTCTTTCAGGGAATGCCGGCTGTATTTCTTACAGCTGTGAGTATCTAAGACGAGGAggagatgatggagggatgaagaagCATCTTGTGCTTTAGGTTTTGGCCTTTAGGcgttttattttcacaaatacaGTTTGCAGTTTGCACTAATGCTGGAAATTTATTTCATTACACAGCAAACAATATTCGTTGTTGGGGTCCAAACTTTCAGCACATGCAGTCAGAGACACCGTTTGCCTTAATCTTCGTATTCATCACATTTCATATCGCCATCGCAATATCCAACAAGTTTATCGCATATTTTCTCCACATCGTTCAGGCCTGCAGAAAACAACATGTATCACATCATTATGTagtagtatgtacagtatgtagtagTATGCATTAGTAATATTAATATCACCTGTAACCACGGATGCTGCAGAGCGTCTTCTATCGTCATCCTCTTCACCGGATCGACCACCAGCAGCTTCCTCACCACGTCCTTCGCTGAAACACAgaaagatttatttatgtcaCATAAATACTATTAATGCAGTCAGagtgtagtagtactgcagtagtgtagtagtactgcagtagtgtagTCGTACTGCAGTAGTGTAGTAGTGCTGCAGTAGTGTAGTCGTACTGCAGTAGTgtagcagtactgcagtagtgtagtagtgctgcagtagtgtagtagtagtactgcagtagtgtagtagtagtgtagtactgcagtagtgtagcagtactgcagtagtgcagtagtactgcagtagtgtagcagtactgcagtagtgtagcagtactgcagtagtgtagtagtagtactgcagtagtgtagcagtactgcagtagtgtagcagtactgcagtagtgcagtagtactgcagtagtgcagtagtactgcagtagtgtagcagtactgcagtagtgcagcagtactgcagtagtgcagtagtactgcagtagtgtagcagtactgcagtagtgcagtagtactgcagtagtgtagcagtactgcagtagtgcagtagtactgcagtagtgcagtagtactgcagtagtgtagcagtactgcagtagtgtagcagtactgcagtagtgtagtagtgtagtagtactgcagtagtgtagtagtactgcagtagtgtagCAGTACTAGTgtagcagtactgcagtagtgtagcagtactgcagtagtgtagcagtactgcagtagtgtagtagtagtactgcagtagtgtagcagtactgcagtagtgtagtagtagtactgcagtagtgtagcagtactgcagtagtgcagtagtagtactgcagtagtgcagcagtactgcagtagtgcagtagtactgcagtagtgtagCAGTACTAGTgtagcagtactgcagtagtgcagtagtactgcagtagtgtagcagtactgcagtagtgcagcagtactgcagtagtgtagcagtactgcagtagtgtagcagtactgcagtagtgtagtagtagtactgcagtagtgcagtagtactgcagtaccctGGTCAGAGATGCCTCTCCACTTGACCGGCAGCATGATGAATTCTCCCTGGATGATTTGCTCTCTGATCGACTGACGACCGAAGTTCTCATGGAACGGAGGATAACCAcccagactgagagacagacaggcagagagacagacaggtggagagacagacaggtggagagtcagacaggtggagagacagacagattatGTACTActgtacagtttgttttctaACCCTGTAAATCATCTTCTCAGTATGATTTGAAAATTGTCATTTTACAAACTGATTTGTTTCTGATTGGCagtcaagacagagagagagacagacagacagagagagacagagagagagacagacagacagagagagacagagagagagagacagacagacagagagagacagagagagagacagacagagagagagacatgcagacagagagagacagagagagagagacagacagagagagagagacatgcagacagagagagacagagagagagacatgcagacagagagagagacatgcagacagagagagagacatgcagacagagagagagacagacagacagagagagacagagagagagacagacagagagagagagacatgcagacagagagacagagagagagagagagacagacagagagacagacagagagcgagagagagacagacagacagagagacagagagagagagagacagacagacagagagacagagagagagagagagacagacagacagagagagacagacagagagacagagagagagagacagacagagagagagagacagacagagagagagacagagagagagagagagacagacagagagacagacagagagcgagagagagacagacagacagagagacagagagagagagacagacagagagagagagacaggcagacagagagacagagacagacagagagagagagagagacagacagagagagacaggcagacagagagagacatagagagagacaggcagacagagagagacagagagagagacatgcagacagagagagacagagagagagacatgcagacagagagagagacaggcaggcagagagagacagagagagagagagagacaggcagacagagagagagagagagacaggttgaagCTAGGGTAGGCAATTTATTTTAGAAGGTTATTTGGTTATCAGGttatatttgttgaaattctcTTTACATCCTGACAGCTGTGAGCAATCAGCCAATCCAGTCTCAGGAGGACCGGCCgttaacagccaatcaggacagCGCAGTCTAATCCTGCAGGCAGGActagacaggagggaggagctacaggagggaggagctataggagggagggaggagctataggagggagggaggagctacaggagggagggaggagttacaggaaggagggaggagctacaggagggagggaggagttacaggaaggagggaggagctacaggagggagggaggagctacaggagggagggaggagttacaggagggagggaggagctacaggagggagggaggagctacagaaaggagggaggagctacaggagggagggaggagctacaggagggagagaggagctacaggagggagggaggagctacaggaaggagggaggggggatttgtttgtttttgtgtattttcaaattcttgctcatttctccacAGTTGCCACCAGCTTCAACATGAGAGCCAAAACCAgaaagacactttacaacaaAATCCTGCCACatcctgtcagtcagctgtcaatcaaacgttTAGAGaaatataaagagagagagagacagatatgaGGGGCGAGCGAGCCAACCAGACGAAGAGCAGCACTCCCAGGCTCCACGCGTCGACGGCGAGGCCGTAACCCGTGGTGACGGCGTGTGTGAAAACCTCCGGGGCGAGGTACGACGGCGTGCCGCACAGCGTCCGCATCAGGGCCGCCTCCTCCAGCATCCGAGACTGGTTAAAGTCtgtcacctgacacacacacacacacacacagtcacctgCCTTCATCAGAAccatgtggtgatgatgatgtgatgatgatgatgtgatgatgtgatgaagGTGTACCTTGATCAGACACACGTCTTCCTGAGACGCCAGCAGAACGTTCTCCGGTTTCAAATCCCTGTGGATGATTCCATTCCTGTGgaggtactacacacacacacacacacacacacacgcacacacacacacacacacgcacacacacacgcacacacacgcacacacacacacacgcacagtgactctcctcctctgacagtagaatcagcttcagttcctccatgacatcaccatggcaactgtTATGATGGGCATTCCAGCCTTGTCTAGGTGTGTGTAGGGTTAAGAGGCGGAGTCTGAACTGATGTCacacatgggggggggggggggggcaagttTGGTTGGAAATTGACACGGAGAGAGAAGACGCTGAAGGCCGGCTGGAATCTGGAGACAAAATCGAAacttcaccatctccacctcctccacctccacctcctccacctcctccacctcctccaccaaaTACCTGAACTACCGACAAACGAACGGGCCGGTCCAGCCAAGACTACAAGGCTGCGCCAGGCGAGCGGACCGAGTGACCGGGTCGCCGATAACCGAGTCCGCATACCGTCCCCAGTCCCAAGGCGCCCTTGAAAGAGCGCATCCGATGCAAGGAGATCAGGTCCTTGCTCTGGTTTGAGCGCATCATTTCGGGGTCCCAGTGGGGGACAGAAACTATGCAATCAGTACTCCTGAGGGCAGAGGAAAGTCCAGATTGTGCCATGTGAATTTGTTAAAGCAGTACCAGGGCCGCTCCCCAGGCCCGCCTGCTGCCCCCGCAGCGACGGGGCGGGTTGAGGGTGATGTCAGTGGGGAAGAGGAGACAGTGGAGCCTGGGCAGAGTGAGTGGAGCTCTCCCGTAGACCCGGTGCCGAAACCAGATAAAACCTCAAGACCCTGTATTGACTACCGGAAGGTAAATCAGGTTGGAGGACTGCATAGACAGGACTGGGAGGGCTGAAGTTGTATCTAAGCTAGATTTACTGACAGGATATTGGCAGGTGCCTCCTGATGCCCTGTACGACATAATCCGCTGACCTTCCTGGCCACATTCAAAACGGCAAGCCAGAGAGTGTTCAGGTGGCTGTTGGCTTTACAGTCGTACGGTCTGGCTGTGCAGCATGTGGCTGGCAGAGAGAACATTGTGACTGATAGGCTGTCTCTCATGCCACAGGATGGGGAGGGGCATTCTGGTCAGCTGGTGGATCAGCAGCACTGCTTCCACTAAATACCTGAACCTGATACCTACAAACAAAATTGCTGGCCCAGCCAAGACTACAAGGCTGCGGCTGGCAAGCGGACCGAGTGAGTGGGTCGCCGGTAACCGAGTCGAGACCTGGAGTCAAGCTACCCCCCCTCAGAAAGTaggcacagcacacacacacacacacacacacacacacacacacagggcgagGCAGACACACCCTTACAGGTTAACCGCCACACGCAGGGGAAGACTCAGGTCACAGGCTCGTTAGACTGGAGGAAGGCATTTAAACAGCTAACTTCTAGCAAGCTCCGTAACAGTAACGGACAACAGAATCAGCAGTTGCTATAGCAACAGAGCCAACATGGCGGCCGGCGGCTCTGGCTCCACCCACCTCCACCGCTCTCAGCATCTGATAAAAATAGAGTTTGGCCACCGACTCTTTCAACTGCTGCTGAGACTTCACTCTGTGGAACAAttcacctccctccatcctgagagggagagagagagagagttagacttttactttgaagtgATTTGTTTGATTTATCTGTTATTTGAGATCTTGTTGATTCTGTCTGTTGTCAAATCAAATAACTGACTGATGAGATTTTCAGACTAAATCAGACAGTTGAACTCACAGCTCCAGAACGATGTAGTAACAATCTTCTGTCTGATAGAAATCCTCTGTTTTAATGAGACaaggctgaggagaggagaggaggagagaggagaggaggagagagaggagagagaggagaggagagagaggagaagaggagaggaggagagagaggaggagaggagagaggagagagaagaggcgagagagaagaggagaggaggagagaagaggagaggagagagaggaggagaggagagaggagagaggagagagaggaggagaggagagaggagagagaggagaagaggagaggaaaacattacttgttaaaacttgtcCTCCTCATATTAAATCtgtattctgtctctctgtctgaaacTCACATGGTCGATTTTCCTCAGGATCTCGATCTCTGTCTCTGCGTTACGAGTCGCCGTCTGTCATTGGACAAAACACATCACATGATCACCATCCCTGGCCTGCCATTGGACAGAAGCATTTCTCCCAAGTGCATCATGTCCGGTGGAAGGTTTGGGCGTCGATCCGTTACGCTGCGTTCACGTCACGTAGGAAAAAACAGcttcatggagttggagttTTTTCACTCATCTGACGCCATCAGACTCCATGTTTGTAGTTTTCTGCAGACTTTGGATTCTGATCAGCTTCTTCTCTCTTAACTCACATGAACTGATGATGAACAGTATATTTTGTTGTGTAGGAGGACAGTGAACGCAGCGTAATGGAAGTTTTGGGCGTCGGCCATTAGTTTTGGTATCATGGCACATTAGTCACATGACCGGGGAGGAGAGAACTAAAGTCGACCTctcgaccaatcagagagcggggcgggatgactgacagctgactcacCCCCTCTGACTGGAAGTTCTTCTTGTTGATGATTTTTACGGCAAATTTCTTACAGGTCGACCTCTCGAACGCCAGCTTgacctccccacacacaccgctgaacacacacacacacacacacacacacacacacgcacacagcagtAAACACCAGGTCGGTCTGTAGTATTATAACAGTATTGTTTCCTGTCAGCTGTATAGCATTATTTATGTGTAGTAGCTGTAGTACTGTAATACCACCTGTACCTGGCTGTGTAGTGTCAGTAGTACTAGTGTTACTACACACTAGTACTACTGCTCTAATAACTACAGTATCATAATTCTCCTTGTTTTCTCATTTGAGGCTTTCAGAGTCTATCAGGATAAATGTTTTCCTCCTGTAGTGAAACTGAAAGGGATTTCTGGATCCAGTTCATCAATCGTTCTGTTCAACTGGATGAAATCATGTAAATCACATATgatgaagttattacatattttaacatattttacaGAATTATTAAAAACTATTCAGCTAACAGTCATGGTGTGGATGTTTAAAGGCTGAATGCTGAGCTCAGTCTGTAGAGATTTTCAGCTCAACTGATAAA encodes the following:
- the LOC139916534 gene encoding serine/threonine-protein kinase Chk2-like codes for the protein MSEEIPNEGDRPRSPQSASQSTQSPSQVQSQSTQSTQSPSQVQSQSTQSTQSPSQVQSQSTQSQSQAGSSSSSGPTSASQSSSGSGTLSSVDTIPVPLSSVPEEPEPQPWGRLLPMERSFRAHNCIEEEYVFGRDSSCQYVFDDPALTASKRIKIYSKKHFRIYREGTIVYVEDYSNNGTFVDGMLIGKGKKLPLVNNAVLALAEERNRVFVFMDLMADDQNSFPKEFQEKYVVTRKIGTGVCGEVKLAFERSTCKKFAVKIINKKNFQSEGTATRNAETEIEILRKIDHPCLIKTEDFYQTEDCYYIVLELMEGGELFHRVKSQQQLKESVAKLYFYQMLRAVEYLHRNGIIHRDLKPENVLLASQEDVCLIKVTDFNQSRMLEEAALMRTLCGTPSYLAPEVFTHAVTTGYGLAVDAWSLGVLLFVCLGGYPPFHENFGRQSIREQIIQGEFIMLPVKWRGISDQAKDVVRKLLVVDPVKRMTIEDALQHPWLQDPVMLEQAHRVMYPPAAAAAMAPPQQPPPQQEVSRRKRSREEKEEEEDHPAKRSQAPPPARP